From one Sulfurimonas sp. HSL-3221 genomic stretch:
- a CDS encoding TIGR03545 family protein, with amino-acid sequence MQFLLKLFKALNSAQSPWQVTLAITLGMIAGLTPISGLQNAVILLLAFLLNIHLGLFFVSAALFAGVGYLFDPWFEQLGYAILSSDGLQGLWTGFYNNGFVRLTHFNNTLVMGATVVSLLLAVPLYLLLGWLIGRYRTVLASFLERRPVLGTFGFLKATTHLDPTVRWWGAGLYVAGGGIVTAVALLVIDPLLKWTVETGGSLALQRDVRVGSVDTDFSKGAVTLHRLEVAGKQEGVDAVSAELISFDADLSALLMDRVHIEKMIVSGVGFDTPATLKKSPATAEQTAAGKTDGEGFALPTFEFPDPKTLIAQADLQSVKVYNDAQKEIGEIKARWEKTSKEELSGDSLTELKGDLDNLKTMSKSKDPQSMLKLAQEVKAFKAKIDTRKKALEKIKADFDSDRKRIAELMQQVKDAPMADYNRLKSTYTLDGNGALNVIGRLFGEKIRGYLAMARKYYGMVSPYLGSAGDENPPEEAVPPRGEGRWMRYAQTVPSPDLLIALTQIDGLFKTQAFSGTVRDISDNQKALGRPLSFKAASDGPTVKGLVLEGEDNRLGDTVLDSVNFKALRIPMDALDMKPVLLDKSNMAMTGTLSLSDATALAGEGSFAFSDAAITAEGLSGKTGEIVSSILSGISAFKLDTTLGGTLTAPTIGVKSDLDRQISQGLGKAMGKELEKYQGELKSLLGGDTAAQLADLKSSQAGIADVDKLAGDQNTMLGKLAEEATKLAGGGAVGDKLKGVLPF; translated from the coding sequence ATGCAATTTCTTCTCAAGCTTTTCAAAGCCCTGAACTCCGCCCAGAGCCCCTGGCAGGTGACGCTGGCGATCACCCTCGGGATGATCGCCGGGCTGACGCCCATCAGCGGGCTGCAGAATGCCGTGATCCTCCTGCTTGCCTTTTTGCTCAACATCCACCTGGGGCTCTTTTTCGTTTCGGCGGCGCTTTTCGCCGGGGTCGGCTACCTCTTTGACCCCTGGTTCGAACAGCTCGGTTACGCCATCCTCAGCAGCGACGGGCTGCAGGGGCTTTGGACAGGGTTCTATAACAACGGCTTTGTCCGCCTGACGCACTTCAACAATACCCTTGTCATGGGGGCGACGGTCGTCTCACTGCTGCTGGCCGTACCGCTCTACCTGCTGCTGGGATGGCTGATCGGACGTTACCGCACGGTGCTGGCGTCTTTCCTGGAACGGCGCCCCGTTCTGGGGACATTCGGTTTCCTCAAAGCAACGACGCACCTGGACCCGACGGTGCGCTGGTGGGGCGCGGGCCTCTACGTCGCCGGGGGCGGGATCGTCACTGCCGTCGCGCTGCTGGTTATCGACCCGTTGCTGAAATGGACGGTGGAGACGGGCGGCAGCCTCGCGCTGCAGCGCGATGTCCGCGTCGGTTCCGTCGATACGGACTTCAGCAAGGGGGCCGTCACGCTCCACCGTCTGGAAGTCGCGGGCAAACAAGAGGGGGTCGACGCCGTTTCGGCGGAGCTGATCAGTTTTGACGCCGATCTCTCGGCACTGCTGATGGACAGGGTGCATATCGAGAAGATGATCGTCAGCGGCGTCGGGTTCGACACCCCGGCGACACTGAAAAAATCACCCGCAACTGCCGAGCAGACAGCGGCAGGGAAAACGGACGGGGAGGGGTTCGCACTTCCGACGTTCGAATTCCCCGACCCCAAGACCCTCATTGCCCAGGCGGACCTGCAGTCGGTCAAGGTCTATAACGACGCGCAAAAAGAGATCGGTGAGATCAAGGCACGCTGGGAGAAGACCTCCAAGGAGGAGCTCAGTGGCGACAGCCTCACCGAACTGAAGGGTGACCTCGACAACCTCAAGACGATGAGCAAGTCAAAAGATCCGCAGTCGATGCTCAAGCTGGCCCAGGAGGTCAAGGCGTTCAAGGCGAAGATCGATACGCGCAAGAAAGCGCTTGAGAAGATCAAAGCGGACTTCGACAGCGACCGTAAGCGCATCGCCGAGCTGATGCAGCAGGTCAAAGACGCCCCGATGGCGGATTACAACCGCCTCAAATCGACCTATACCCTCGACGGCAACGGGGCGTTGAACGTGATCGGCAGGCTCTTCGGCGAGAAGATCAGAGGGTACCTGGCGATGGCGCGCAAGTACTACGGAATGGTCTCTCCCTACCTCGGCAGCGCCGGGGATGAGAACCCGCCGGAGGAGGCGGTGCCGCCGCGGGGCGAAGGGCGCTGGATGCGCTATGCGCAGACGGTTCCCAGTCCGGATCTGCTGATCGCGCTGACCCAGATAGACGGCCTCTTCAAGACCCAGGCGTTCTCGGGCACCGTCCGAGACATCTCCGACAACCAGAAGGCGCTCGGGCGTCCGCTGAGCTTCAAGGCGGCCAGTGACGGCCCGACGGTCAAAGGGCTCGTGCTTGAGGGCGAAGACAACCGCCTGGGAGATACCGTTCTCGATAGCGTGAACTTCAAAGCGCTGCGCATTCCGATGGACGCACTCGATATGAAACCGGTACTGCTGGACAAGAGCAACATGGCCATGACGGGGACGCTCAGCCTCAGCGACGCCACGGCGCTTGCCGGGGAGGGGAGTTTCGCTTTCAGCGACGCGGCCATCACGGCCGAGGGACTCAGCGGCAAGACGGGAGAGATCGTCTCAAGTATCCTCAGCGGGATCTCCGCGTTCAAGCTGGACACGACCCTGGGCGGGACACTGACGGCACCGACCATCGGCGTCAAGTCCGACCTGGACCGCCAGATCTCACAGGGGCTCGGCAAAGCGATGGGCAAAGAGCTTGAGAAGTACCAGGGTGAGCTCAAATCGTTGCTGGGCGGGGACACCGCGGCGCAGCTGGCCGACCTGAAGTCGTCCCAGGCGGGGATCGCCGACGTCGATAAACTCGCCGGCGATCAGAATACGATGCTCGGCAAACTGGCCGAGGAAGCGACAAAACTTGCCGGAGGCGGCGCGGTCGGCGACAAGCTCAAAGGTGTGCTTCCCTTCTAG
- a CDS encoding TlpA disulfide reductase family protein has protein sequence MKRIMMMMAALLLTMGSAGAAEMFTLKAAGEKTIAATELPNGMRFRGFDGKPVLVNFFGKQCRYCKKEIPHLEALKKRYGGRIGIIGIHMQGRMMPQERAQIAGKAGFNYPVFEYEDNMAIVQHIGSRARFNGSIPFNIVFNGKGEVSEIIPGYLSDKDLEMIFSELLKK, from the coding sequence ATGAAAAGAATAATGATGATGATGGCGGCACTGCTGCTGACGATGGGCTCGGCGGGTGCCGCGGAGATGTTTACGCTCAAGGCGGCCGGCGAGAAGACGATCGCCGCGACGGAGCTGCCCAACGGCATGCGCTTCAGAGGGTTTGACGGCAAACCGGTACTGGTGAACTTTTTCGGCAAGCAGTGCCGCTACTGCAAGAAGGAGATCCCGCATCTGGAGGCGCTCAAAAAACGCTACGGGGGGCGCATCGGCATCATCGGTATCCATATGCAGGGGCGCATGATGCCGCAGGAGCGCGCGCAGATTGCCGGGAAAGCGGGCTTCAACTACCCTGTGTTCGAATACGAAGACAACATGGCGATCGTCCAGCACATCGGTTCGCGCGCCCGTTTCAACGGGAGCATCCCCTTCAACATCGTCTTCAACGGCAAGGGCGAGGTGTCCGAGATCATCCCGGGGTATCTGAGCGACAAAGACCTGGAAATGATCTTCAGCGAACTGCTCAAGAAGTGA
- a CDS encoding TRAP transporter small permease subunit yields MSERGKFGLIRQLIRAVGALSAAVLGALVLLIVFDATRRYLFHEGSVALQELEWHLFDVVIMLGVAYAMHRGAHVRVDIFYDRFSERTKQVVNLGTMLFFVLPVSALILYVSFDFVLMSFEQMEASSDPGGLPYRFVVKALIPLAFALLILQALRELAEAWHALKESV; encoded by the coding sequence ATGAGTGAACGCGGGAAGTTCGGCCTTATCCGGCAGCTGATCCGTGCGGTCGGCGCGCTCAGTGCCGCCGTACTGGGAGCGCTGGTCCTGCTGATCGTCTTTGACGCCACCCGCCGCTACCTGTTTCACGAAGGCTCCGTCGCGCTGCAGGAACTGGAGTGGCACCTTTTCGACGTCGTCATCATGCTCGGCGTCGCCTACGCCATGCACCGCGGGGCGCATGTGCGCGTCGACATCTTTTACGACCGCTTCTCCGAACGGACCAAACAGGTCGTGAACCTGGGGACAATGCTCTTCTTCGTGCTGCCCGTCTCCGCGCTGATCCTCTACGTCAGTTTTGATTTCGTCCTGATGAGTTTTGAGCAGATGGAAGCCTCCTCCGACCCGGGCGGACTCCCTTACCGTTTCGTCGTCAAGGCGCTTATCCCCCTGGCGTTTGCCCTGCTGATCCTGCAGGCGCTGCGTGAACTGGCCGAGGCATGGCATGCCCTGAAGGAGTCTGTGTGA
- a CDS encoding TRAP transporter large permease: MIALAMFVIALALLLSGIPVAFVFGGVALLFALLIPELGLQVFSLLPFRIYGIMGNTTLMAVPLFIAMGLILEKSKMAEKLLETMSGLFGGLRGGLAVSVVLVGTILAASTGIVSASVVMMSIIALPLMLNAGYDKGLASGTVAASGTLGQIIPPSIILIILGDVMNVSVGELFMGAVLPGLVLVGLYIVYILLYAALKPKAAPAAALGERVGIVKALTAIAPPLLLMVAVLGSIFAGIASPTESAAFGVVGALALSAFNRTLSYAMVSYALLETVKLSGMIFMILIGATAFSLVFNELGGSDLVLEFFSRDIGNVWVFIGVAMLAIFILGFFIDFIEISFIVVPILVPVMHAFGIDPVWFAILIALNLQASFLTPPFGLALFFLKGAAGSMVTTLQIYRGIIPFILLQLLAIGIVILFPDLVFAFI, encoded by the coding sequence GTGATCGCGCTGGCCATGTTCGTCATCGCGCTGGCGCTGCTGCTCTCGGGCATTCCCGTCGCCTTCGTTTTTGGCGGTGTCGCGCTGCTCTTTGCGCTGCTGATCCCCGAGCTCGGGCTGCAGGTCTTCAGCCTGCTGCCGTTCCGCATCTACGGCATCATGGGCAATACGACCCTGATGGCGGTCCCGCTCTTCATCGCCATGGGGCTGATACTGGAAAAATCGAAAATGGCCGAGAAGCTTCTCGAGACGATGAGCGGCCTCTTCGGAGGGCTGCGCGGCGGCTTGGCCGTCAGCGTCGTGCTCGTCGGTACGATCCTCGCCGCCTCGACGGGCATCGTCAGCGCTTCGGTCGTGATGATGAGCATTATCGCCCTGCCGCTGATGCTGAACGCGGGGTACGACAAAGGGCTGGCGTCGGGCACGGTCGCGGCCAGCGGGACGCTCGGGCAGATCATCCCGCCGTCGATCATTCTGATCATTCTCGGCGACGTCATGAACGTCAGCGTCGGCGAGCTCTTCATGGGGGCGGTACTGCCGGGCCTGGTGCTGGTCGGTCTTTATATCGTCTATATTCTGCTCTATGCAGCGCTGAAGCCCAAAGCCGCGCCGGCAGCGGCCCTTGGCGAACGCGTCGGCATCGTCAAGGCGCTGACGGCCATCGCCCCGCCGCTGCTGCTGATGGTCGCGGTCCTCGGTTCCATCTTTGCCGGGATCGCGTCGCCGACGGAGTCGGCGGCTTTCGGTGTCGTCGGCGCCCTTGCGCTTAGCGCCTTCAACCGCACCCTGAGCTATGCAATGGTGAGCTACGCCTTGCTGGAGACGGTCAAACTCAGCGGGATGATCTTTATGATCCTGATCGGGGCGACGGCTTTCAGCCTCGTCTTTAACGAACTCGGCGGCAGCGACCTCGTGCTGGAGTTCTTCAGCCGTGACATCGGGAACGTCTGGGTCTTTATCGGGGTCGCGATGCTGGCGATCTTTATCCTCGGCTTCTTTATCGATTTCATCGAGATCTCCTTTATCGTCGTGCCGATCCTCGTGCCCGTCATGCACGCCTTCGGCATCGATCCCGTCTGGTTCGCCATCCTCATTGCCCTCAACCTTCAGGCCTCCTTCCTGACCCCGCCCTTCGGCCTGGCGCTCTTTTTCCTCAAAGGGGCGGCCGGGTCGATGGTGACGACCCTGCAGATCTACCGGGGGATCATCCCCTTCATTCTGCTGCAGCTCCTGGCGATCGGCATCGTCATCCTTTTCCCCGACCTCGTCTTCGCCTTTATATAA
- a CDS encoding acyl-[acyl-carrier-protein] thioesterase, which yields MSQYFTRSFRVDWSDANANGRVHLPTYFRYLIETAWDWGAAVGLGIEDSRKLGLAWVVRETQIHLLRPLLPDDTFELTIWLAHWRRVHGTRYFELVHKASGAVIAQGAQEVVTLDMESMRPKAVPKAIVERMTIETPRTVPYRPFPVFSDTSGRAVRQQRTVTWQDLDTLEHVNNTKYVAFAEDAAVAALAEFGWAPKDFKAQGLAVKSDGVQIQYLTPAVWGETLELETHLSELGPESGVWHVAIAREGDREPVARCVIAWSIVDATDGTLRKIPEELYGRLHAYFTPAETALQG from the coding sequence ATGTCACAGTACTTTACGAGATCCTTCCGGGTCGACTGGTCCGACGCCAACGCGAACGGCCGGGTGCACCTTCCCACCTATTTCCGCTATCTGATCGAGACGGCCTGGGACTGGGGTGCCGCGGTCGGTCTGGGCATAGAGGACAGCCGAAAGCTCGGCCTGGCCTGGGTGGTCCGCGAAACGCAGATCCATCTGCTTCGGCCCCTTCTCCCCGACGATACCTTCGAATTGACGATCTGGCTGGCCCATTGGCGCCGTGTCCACGGCACGCGTTATTTCGAACTTGTCCACAAGGCGAGCGGAGCGGTCATCGCCCAAGGGGCGCAGGAGGTGGTGACGCTGGACATGGAGAGTATGCGCCCCAAGGCGGTTCCAAAGGCGATCGTTGAGCGTATGACGATCGAGACGCCCCGCACGGTGCCGTACCGCCCCTTCCCGGTATTTAGCGACACGTCTGGGCGCGCCGTCCGCCAACAGAGAACCGTTACCTGGCAGGACCTCGATACGCTGGAGCACGTCAACAATACGAAGTATGTCGCCTTTGCCGAAGACGCCGCCGTCGCAGCATTGGCGGAGTTCGGATGGGCGCCGAAGGATTTCAAAGCGCAGGGACTGGCGGTGAAGAGTGACGGCGTCCAGATTCAGTACCTGACACCCGCCGTATGGGGGGAGACGCTGGAGCTTGAGACGCATTTGTCGGAGCTGGGCCCGGAAAGCGGCGTATGGCACGTCGCGATCGCGCGTGAAGGGGACCGCGAACCGGTCGCCCGGTGTGTCATCGCCTGGAGCATCGTCGATGCGACCGACGGCACGCTGCGGAAGATTCCGGAGGAGCTGTACGGGCGGCTCCATGCATATTTCACCCCTGCTGAAACGGCACTGCAGGGGTGA
- a CDS encoding HIT family protein, with amino-acid sequence MKEILYAPWRTDYISGQPIEGCVFCHISEHTEADEELHVLYRDEHCFAVMNRYPYTPGHFMIIPHVHTEALESLDPEAWLRISALAQQGVRMLKEGFGAQGVNIGMNLGKAGGAGIAEHIHLHLVPRWEQDTNFMTAVSETRVYSTDFEKIYRRLLELIPRYFV; translated from the coding sequence ATGAAAGAGATTCTTTACGCGCCGTGGCGCACGGATTACATCAGCGGGCAGCCGATCGAAGGGTGTGTTTTCTGCCATATCAGCGAACATACCGAAGCGGACGAGGAGCTGCATGTCCTTTACCGTGACGAACACTGCTTTGCCGTGATGAACCGCTACCCCTACACCCCGGGGCATTTCATGATCATCCCCCATGTCCATACGGAAGCGCTCGAAAGCCTCGATCCGGAGGCGTGGCTCCGCATCAGCGCATTGGCGCAGCAGGGGGTCAGGATGCTCAAAGAGGGGTTCGGCGCACAAGGGGTCAACATCGGTATGAACCTCGGAAAGGCCGGAGGTGCGGGGATCGCCGAACATATCCATCTGCACCTCGTCCCCCGTTGGGAGCAGGATACGAACTTTATGACGGCGGTGTCGGAAACGCGGGTCTATTCGACGGATTTCGAAAAGATCTACCGCCGTCTGTTGGAACTGATCCCCCGCTATTTTGTATAG
- a CDS encoding tetratricopeptide repeat protein gives MKAVMTALVLLFCTALFATEAEAVNKASTVSWYKKSASEGNPEAQFYLGVMYSKGAGVTKNDDLAVYWFKKAAAQNHAQAQLNLGYMYESGNGVKKNYGEAVQWYERAAENGSSVAMNNLGIMHMMGMGVKKDSYKAYKYWRMAAQHGNNNAWDNIEKLRRLDPQAVR, from the coding sequence ATGAAAGCAGTAATGACGGCCTTGGTACTTCTGTTCTGTACGGCGCTCTTTGCGACCGAAGCGGAGGCGGTGAACAAGGCAAGCACGGTGAGCTGGTACAAGAAGTCCGCTTCGGAGGGGAACCCGGAAGCGCAGTTCTACCTTGGCGTAATGTACAGCAAGGGTGCGGGTGTGACCAAAAACGATGATCTCGCCGTTTACTGGTTTAAAAAAGCCGCGGCGCAGAACCATGCGCAGGCGCAGCTGAACCTGGGCTATATGTACGAGTCGGGCAATGGGGTGAAGAAGAACTACGGCGAAGCGGTACAGTGGTACGAGCGTGCCGCCGAGAACGGCAGTTCGGTCGCCATGAACAACCTCGGGATCATGCACATGATGGGCATGGGGGTCAAAAAAGACAGCTACAAGGCATACAAGTACTGGCGCATGGCGGCCCAGCACGGCAACAACAACGCCTGGGACAACATTGAAAAACTGCGTCGTCTTGATCCCCAGGCGGTCCGCTGA
- a CDS encoding MTH1187 family thiamine-binding protein: protein MFPTSGDCRDGASVSAYVSRIVDMIDRSGLPYQLTPMGTIVETGSVKEALAVVEQAYEVLGEDCERVYSALKLDIRKGKAGRLKGKIDSVERELGRDVSH from the coding sequence ATGTTTCCGACCAGCGGCGACTGCCGGGACGGTGCTTCCGTGTCTGCCTATGTCAGCCGGATCGTCGATATGATCGACCGCAGCGGTCTGCCGTACCAGCTCACCCCGATGGGTACGATCGTCGAGACGGGGAGCGTCAAAGAGGCGCTCGCTGTCGTCGAGCAGGCATACGAGGTGCTGGGCGAGGATTGCGAACGGGTCTATTCGGCGTTGAAACTTGATATCCGAAAAGGAAAGGCGGGGCGGTTGAAAGGGAAGATCGACTCGGTAGAGCGGGAGCTTGGCCGCGACGTCAGCCATTGA
- a CDS encoding c-type cytochrome, translating into MIRTLAFSAALLLLAGCNDSRKTSPAAAPKAEAPVETPAPAVAPAAEPVSEPTPVKEAADNTSVAAAEKAPVVQSAPAAETSPALLFQKCAACHGNQGEKMALNQSAVIGEWESKRIADAIIGYQKGTYGGAMKTLMQNQVKDLTPVQVEALSDYIANLYVKTH; encoded by the coding sequence TTGATAAGAACTCTTGCATTTTCGGCCGCCCTCCTCCTGCTCGCCGGCTGTAACGATTCAAGGAAGACATCGCCCGCCGCCGCGCCGAAAGCCGAAGCCCCCGTTGAAACGCCCGCACCGGCAGTTGCACCGGCAGCCGAACCGGTATCCGAGCCTACACCGGTCAAGGAAGCCGCGGACAACACGTCGGTCGCGGCTGCCGAAAAGGCACCCGTTGTCCAAAGCGCTCCCGCTGCCGAAACTTCTCCGGCACTGCTTTTTCAGAAGTGCGCCGCCTGCCACGGTAACCAGGGTGAGAAAATGGCCCTGAACCAGTCCGCCGTCATCGGCGAATGGGAGAGCAAGCGCATTGCCGACGCTATCATCGGTTATCAGAAAGGCACCTACGGCGGCGCCATGAAAACCCTGATGCAGAACCAGGTCAAAGATCTGACACCCGTTCAGGTCGAGGCCCTCTCCGATTATATCGCCAACCTTTACGTCAAGACCCACTAA
- a CDS encoding Crp/Fnr family transcriptional regulator, whose amino-acid sequence MEPFPCYGRLSPESRRLVDAHAGAVRLPSGAELFGQGDRCAQVLFLGEGSIRVFRLHESGQEITLYFLGPGEQCNVNLNSAFTGTPAIGSAVADGPISGYLFPAEIVKQIYTAERDYQHYIFALFAKRLECMAGLVEDVRFKKLDDRLREWLHAQNTPRIPITHEKLAAHLGSSREVISRLLKELEHHGVVTLHRGMIELL is encoded by the coding sequence ATGGAACCTTTCCCATGCTACGGCCGCCTCTCACCTGAATCTCGACGCCTCGTCGATGCCCACGCGGGGGCGGTCCGGCTCCCAAGCGGCGCGGAGCTCTTCGGCCAGGGTGACCGCTGCGCGCAGGTCCTCTTTCTCGGCGAAGGGAGTATCCGCGTCTTCCGGCTCCACGAATCGGGGCAGGAGATCACCCTCTACTTTCTCGGCCCCGGAGAACAGTGCAACGTCAACCTCAACAGCGCCTTTACCGGGACCCCTGCCATCGGGAGCGCCGTCGCCGACGGGCCGATCAGCGGCTACCTCTTCCCCGCCGAGATCGTCAAACAGATCTACACGGCCGAGCGCGACTACCAGCACTACATATTCGCCCTCTTCGCCAAACGGCTTGAATGCATGGCCGGACTGGTCGAAGACGTCCGTTTCAAGAAACTGGACGATCGGCTCCGGGAGTGGCTGCATGCGCAGAATACCCCCCGTATCCCCATCACCCATGAAAAGCTTGCCGCCCACCTCGGCTCATCACGGGAAGTGATCAGCCGACTGCTCAAAGAGCTCGAGCATCACGGCGTCGTCACACTCCACCGGGGAATGATCGAACTGCTTTGA
- a CDS encoding succinyldiaminopimelate transaminase encodes MQFESYPFEKLSALLDPIEPNSAYAPLTLTIGEPQFETPAFIRNALCGSADTLRRYPKTAGEEMLNGAMRDFVARRFGVTLANDQLVSCFGTREVLFNFPQYLLFDKPDPVMTFTNPFYQIYEGAAIASRAKVNYLNLDAANGFKPQVDPAVLQSSDLVILNFPNNPTSSCLSLEELGEWVKLALEYDFVLLNDECYSEIYPNEAPAGILEASAAVGNTAFKNVLALNSISKRSSAPGLRSGFIAGDATILEGYRQYRTYIGCASPLPLQTAAAAAWADEAHVAEARAVYRENFEIAKAILGTAVPEATFYLWLEVDDAIAFTEKLYRDYNLKVLPGEYLARTDVNGNNPGRGRIRIALVESPERTRMALERIKEAMNG; translated from the coding sequence ATGCAGTTTGAATCCTACCCGTTCGAAAAACTAAGTGCCCTGCTCGATCCCATCGAGCCCAACAGCGCCTACGCCCCGCTGACGCTGACCATCGGCGAGCCGCAGTTCGAGACCCCGGCCTTTATCCGGAATGCGCTGTGCGGCAGTGCCGACACCCTGCGCCGCTATCCGAAAACGGCGGGGGAGGAGATGCTCAACGGCGCCATGCGCGATTTCGTCGCACGCCGTTTCGGCGTGACGCTGGCAAACGACCAGCTCGTCTCCTGTTTCGGGACCCGAGAGGTGCTTTTCAATTTCCCCCAGTACCTCCTGTTTGACAAGCCCGATCCGGTCATGACCTTTACGAATCCCTTCTACCAGATCTACGAAGGGGCGGCGATCGCCAGCCGCGCGAAGGTGAACTACCTTAACCTCGACGCCGCCAACGGTTTCAAACCGCAGGTCGATCCGGCGGTCCTGCAGTCGAGCGACCTGGTGATCCTCAACTTCCCGAACAATCCGACCAGCAGCTGCCTCTCCCTCGAGGAGCTGGGCGAATGGGTCAAGCTGGCGCTGGAGTACGATTTCGTACTACTTAACGACGAGTGCTACAGCGAGATCTACCCGAACGAAGCCCCGGCGGGCATCCTGGAAGCGAGCGCGGCCGTCGGCAACACGGCGTTCAAGAACGTCCTGGCGCTCAACTCCATCTCCAAGCGCTCCAGCGCCCCGGGGCTGCGCAGCGGGTTTATCGCCGGCGATGCAACGATCCTGGAGGGGTACCGCCAGTACCGTACCTACATCGGCTGCGCGTCACCGCTGCCGCTGCAGACCGCCGCGGCGGCGGCCTGGGCGGATGAGGCGCATGTGGCCGAGGCCCGGGCCGTCTACCGCGAGAACTTCGAGATCGCGAAGGCAATCCTCGGCACGGCGGTCCCGGAGGCGACCTTCTACCTCTGGCTGGAGGTGGACGACGCGATCGCCTTTACCGAAAAGCTCTACCGCGACTACAACCTGAAGGTCCTGCCGGGCGAATACCTGGCCCGTACCGACGTCAACGGCAACAACCCGGGCAGGGGGCGCATCCGCATCGCGCTCGTCGAGAGCCCGGAGCGCACGCGCATGGCGCTCGAACGTATCAAGGAGGCGATGAATGGATAA
- the murC gene encoding UDP-N-acetylmuramate--L-alanine ligase translates to MKIHFIGIGGIGISGLAQYMDHKGNKVSGSDIAENRIVRQLKEKGVAITIPHDASAITDQDLVVHSAIIKPTNVEVAAAKAKGIEVLPRREALLRILQDKEVYAVAGAHGKSTTSAILAAIMEGSAIIGAESKAFGSNVRYNDTNDRLIFEADESDGSFLNANPYCAIVTNAEPEHMEYYEYDYDRFYDAYRRFIASAAIRVINAEDEFLSTIEGDAIRLYPSRDISEVEYVLHDGEPHTRFRLKDLGSFDVWGFGEHIALDAALAILAAVETMPVETVREKILGYRGIKKRFDIIDGGEKCVLIDDYGHHPTEIAATMASARTYARLLGLETITAVWQPHKYSRTIDNLEAFSHCFEGVDRLIILPVWAAGEEPRIIDFEGVFSAYSPLLADRVKRSGCGLEVLKEGTIVETPASGLIIGFGAGDITYQLRGEK, encoded by the coding sequence GTGAAGATCCATTTTATCGGCATCGGGGGGATCGGCATCTCCGGATTGGCGCAGTACATGGACCATAAAGGCAACAAGGTCAGCGGCAGCGATATCGCGGAGAACCGTATTGTACGGCAGTTGAAAGAGAAGGGGGTCGCCATCACCATCCCCCACGATGCCAGCGCGATCACGGACCAGGACCTCGTCGTGCATTCGGCGATTATCAAACCGACCAATGTCGAAGTCGCGGCGGCGAAAGCGAAAGGGATCGAGGTGCTCCCGCGCCGCGAAGCGCTGCTGCGCATCCTGCAGGACAAAGAGGTCTATGCCGTGGCGGGGGCCCACGGCAAAAGCACGACGTCGGCGATCCTGGCGGCCATCATGGAAGGGTCCGCCATTATCGGGGCCGAGTCCAAGGCGTTCGGCTCGAACGTACGCTACAACGATACGAATGACCGGCTCATCTTCGAAGCGGACGAGAGCGACGGCAGTTTTCTGAACGCCAACCCCTACTGCGCCATCGTCACCAACGCCGAACCCGAGCACATGGAGTATTACGAGTACGACTACGACCGTTTCTATGACGCCTATCGCCGCTTTATCGCTTCGGCCGCGATCCGGGTCATCAATGCGGAGGATGAATTTCTCTCGACCATAGAAGGCGATGCGATCCGGCTCTATCCCAGCCGGGACATCTCGGAGGTGGAATACGTGTTGCACGACGGCGAACCGCATACGCGCTTCCGCCTGAAAGATCTGGGGAGCTTCGACGTCTGGGGCTTCGGCGAGCATATCGCCCTCGATGCGGCGCTGGCGATTCTCGCCGCAGTTGAGACGATGCCCGTGGAAACGGTCCGCGAGAAGATCCTCGGCTACCGAGGGATCAAGAAGCGCTTCGACATTATCGACGGCGGGGAGAAATGCGTTCTGATCGACGATTACGGCCACCACCCCACCGAGATCGCTGCGACGATGGCCTCGGCGCGCACCTATGCCCGCCTGCTGGGTCTGGAGACGATTACGGCAGTCTGGCAGCCCCACAAGTATTCGCGCACCATCGACAACCTCGAGGCGTTTTCGCATTGTTTCGAGGGGGTGGACCGTCTGATCATCCTGCCGGTCTGGGCGGCGGGGGAAGAGCCCCGCATCATCGATTTCGAAGGGGTTTTCAGCGCCTACAGCCCGCTGCTGGCCGACCGCGTCAAACGCAGCGGTTGCGGTCTTGAAGTGCTCAAAGAGGGTACAATTGTCGAAACGCCGGCATCGGGCCTGATCATCGGCTTCGGCGCCGGGGACATTACCTACCAGCTCCGGGGAGAAAAATGA